Below is a genomic region from Demequina sp. NBRC 110054.
CTTCTGCATCGACACGAAGTCGTTCATGAGCGCGGGGATGACCTTGCGCAGGCCCTGAGGGATGACGACCATGCGCAGCGTCTGCGCGTGCGACAGGCCGAGCGAGCGGGCCGCGACGCGCTGCGACGGGTGGACGGCCTCCATGCCCGCGCGCAGCACCTCGGCCACGTAGGCGGAGTAGCACAGCACGATTCCGATGGTGCCGAGCAGCGCGGCGGGGAAGCGGGTGGTGGGGTTCAGCGCGGGGATGCCGAAGCCGACCAGGTACAGCACGATCAGCACGGGCAGGCCGCGGAACAGGTCGGTGTACCCGGTGGCGAGTGCGCGCAGCGGGAAGAACACCGGACCGCGCAGCGAGCGCATCACCGCGAGCAGCGTGCCGATGATCGCGACGCCGATCGTCGCGAAGAACAGGACCTGGATGTTGAGCCACAGGCCCTCGAGGATCTTGGGGAGGCTCTCCCACGCGATCTCGGGGTTGAAGAAGGCCTGCTGCACGCTCTCCCAGCCGGGGGAGGTGAGGACCAGGGTGCCCGCGACGACGGCGAAGAGCACCGTCGACACGAGCGCGACCAGGACGGAGCGGCCGGACGCCCGGCGCCGGAATTCGCGTCGCTCGAGCTCGAGCTCGCTGGGCTGCCAGGCGGCCGTGGCCGCTCCGTCGGTGGTCATCTCAGAGTGTTCCTCGTTTCAGGACGGTGCTTAGTTGAGGACCGGCACGTCGATCGCGTCGGACAGCCACTCGGACTCGAGGTCGGCGAGGGTGCCCTCCGCGGCGAGGGTGTCGACGGCCTCGGTGACGGGCTCGGTGAGCGCCGAGTCCTTGGGCAGGACCAGGCCGAACTCGTCGCCGCCGGTCGCGTCCGCGAACTGGCCGACGACCACGCCGCCATCGAGCTCGACCGCGGCCTGGTACAGGGCGGACGGAAGGTCGGTGACGTAGGCGTCGATCTGGCCGGCGGTGAGCGCGGCGTTCACGTCGGCCTGGTTGTTGAAGACCTGGACGTTGTCCTCGCCGAGCGCCTCGACGGCGATGTCGTAGGACGTGGTGCCGACGGCGACGCCGACGAGCGCGCCCTCGAGGTCGGCGGCGCTGGCGGCGTCGGCGTAGTCGTTGCCCTCGACCGAGACGACCGCCTGGGTGGCGGTGTAGTACGCCGAGGAGAAGTCCACGGCCTCCTTACGCTCCTCGGTGATGGAGAACTGCTGGAGATTGAAGTCCCAGTCCTTGGCGCCGGGCGCGATCGCCTCGTCGAAGCCGGTGCGGACCCAGACGACGTCCTCGGCGTCGTAGCCGAGCTCCTCGGCGACGGCGTAGGCCACGGCGGCCTCGAAGCCCTCACCGGACTCGGGCTCGTCGCCGACGACCCACGGCTCGTAGGCGGGCTCGCCAGTCGCGATGGTGAGCTTGCCCTCGGTGACGGTGTCGAGCTCGACGGCGGCCTCGGTGGTCGCGGTGGCGCTCGAGTCGGCGGAGGCCGACTCGGAGGTCTCGGCGTCGGTCGAGCTCGAGCAGCCCGCGAGCGCGAGCGTCGAGACGGCGAGCAGCGCGACGGAGGCGCGGCGCAGGGTCGGTGCAGTGAACATAGATCTCTCCTGGGACAGAAAGGGGTTCCGAGCGAGATCGCCATCGATCGCTCGCGGGTGTGGGAATCCTACTCGGAGGACTCGGCGAGCCTCCAATCGGCAAAATCGAAACCTGGTGAGACAACGCACGAGACCAGCGCCTCCGCATCGTCCAGGAGCCGTGCCGACTGCCAGACCCCCGCGGGGACGAGGCACTGCTGGACGTCGCCGCCCACCGCGTCGGGGCCAAGTCGGACGGTCGTGACCGAGCCGGGCTCCCCGCCCGAGCCGCCGAGCGACAGCTCGAGCGCGCCGGGCCCGTGCCATAGCCACACCTCGTCGGACGTGACCACGTGCCACGCGCTGTGCTCGCCTGGCGCGAGGAGGTAGTGGATCATCGTCACGGCCGGGCGGTCGCCGCCGTCCGTCGAGACGGGGATCGGCGACGTGTAGTAGCGCCGGAACCAGCCGCCCTCGGGGTGCGGCTCGAGGTTCAGGGACGATGCGGTCGCGGGGATCATCTGTGGTCCTCCTGGACTCCGGTGGTCGCGGTGAAGGCGGCGGTCGCGTAGCGCACGCGTCCCGCGGTGACGGTCGCGGCGGCCCTGCCCTCGCCCGACTCGGCGAGCGTGGTGAGCGTCTCGGTGACGTCGGTGACGGGCACGTCGAAGAAGGCGAGGTCGGCGTTGGTGCCGACCGCGAGATACCCGGTGCGGCCCACGCCCTCGTCGATGCCCATCGCGTGCGCGCCGCCCAGGGTCGCGGCGCGCAGCAGCCGCTCGGCGAGGTCGTCGTGCGAGTAGCCCTGGTTCCTTGCGATGCGGAAGAGCGAGGCGACATCGGCCATCGGGTCGAGCGACGGGGACGACGACAGCGAGTCCGTGCCGACAGCGATCGGGCTGCCCTCGCGCAGGTATGCGGCGACGGGCGGGGCGTCGAGGCCGATCACCTCGTTCGAGCGCGGGCACAGTGCGACGGTCGTGCCGCGGGCGCGCAGGATCGCGCGGTCGGACTCGCTCATGTAGACGCCGTGCGCGATGTGGCAGTCGGGGCCGAGCACGCCGAGGTGGTCCACGTACTCGGTGGCCGACGTGCCGAAGCCCGCTTGGCGCAGCTCGAGCAGGCTGCCGAGCTCGAGGTTCTGCCACGGCTCGTTGCGGTCGTGGTCGAACTCGCGCTCGATGCCCGACTCGCCCAGGTGGATGTGGATGCGGCTGCCGCGCTCGCGCACGATGTCGGGGATCTCGAGCAGCGGCATGATCTCGAGCGAGTACGGCGCGTGCGGCGACAGGCCGGTGCCGGGGCGCGTGGGGAGCGAGTCGAGCGCGGCCTCGACCTCGGCGCGGCCCTGGGTGCGCCACTCGTCGTTGGTCCAGTCGATGACCTCCCAATACGTGATGCCCGCGAGACCCGCGTCGTGCAGGGCCCTCGCCGCCTCGGGGTCGGTCACGATGTCGGCGGCCGCCGTGACGCCCGCGCCGATCATCTGCTCCGCGCCGAGCTTGGCGTCGGCT
It encodes:
- a CDS encoding amidohydrolase family protein encodes the protein MTAFPVTLYSAALVLPVTAPPILDGAIAVRGERILHVGSRTWVEQSLEERGLPFTHVRWDGVLTPGLVNAHTHLQYTGMSEVGRGQYKGFEDWAKAFNPVYDEPHDWAADAKLGAEQMIGAGVTAAADIVTDPEAARALHDAGLAGITYWEVIDWTNDEWRTQGRAEVEAALDSLPTRPGTGLSPHAPYSLEIMPLLEIPDIVRERGSRIHIHLGESGIEREFDHDRNEPWQNLELGSLLELRQAGFGTSATEYVDHLGVLGPDCHIAHGVYMSESDRAILRARGTTVALCPRSNEVIGLDAPPVAAYLREGSPIAVGTDSLSSSPSLDPMADVASLFRIARNQGYSHDDLAERLLRAATLGGAHAMGIDEGVGRTGYLAVGTNADLAFFDVPVTDVTETLTTLAESGEGRAAATVTAGRVRYATAAFTATTGVQEDHR
- a CDS encoding ABC transporter substrate-binding protein, with product MFTAPTLRRASVALLAVSTLALAGCSSSTDAETSESASADSSATATTEAAVELDTVTEGKLTIATGEPAYEPWVVGDEPESGEGFEAAVAYAVAEELGYDAEDVVWVRTGFDEAIAPGAKDWDFNLQQFSITEERKEAVDFSSAYYTATQAVVSVEGNDYADAASAADLEGALVGVAVGTTSYDIAVEALGEDNVQVFNNQADVNAALTAGQIDAYVTDLPSALYQAAVELDGGVVVGQFADATGGDEFGLVLPKDSALTEPVTEAVDTLAAEGTLADLESEWLSDAIDVPVLN
- a CDS encoding cupin domain-containing protein, which encodes MIPATASSLNLEPHPEGGWFRRYYTSPIPVSTDGGDRPAVTMIHYLLAPGEHSAWHVVTSDEVWLWHGPGALELSLGGSGGEPGSVTTVRLGPDAVGGDVQQCLVPAGVWQSARLLDDAEALVSCVVSPGFDFADWRLAESSE
- a CDS encoding amino acid ABC transporter permease, translated to MTTDGAATAAWQPSELELERREFRRRASGRSVLVALVSTVLFAVVAGTLVLTSPGWESVQQAFFNPEIAWESLPKILEGLWLNIQVLFFATIGVAIIGTLLAVMRSLRGPVFFPLRALATGYTDLFRGLPVLIVLYLVGFGIPALNPTTRFPAALLGTIGIVLCYSAYVAEVLRAGMEAVHPSQRVAARSLGLSHAQTLRMVVIPQGLRKVIPALMNDFVSMQKDVGLISVLGAVDAIRAAQIVQASTYNFTPYVVAGLLFVALSFPMIRLTDRISARMAAREQIGGTV